The nucleotide window GACCCGGACAAGCTGCGGGCCGCGCTGGTGGAAGGCAACATCACCGTGCTCACCTCGGTGCCCGGCATCGGCCGCAAGGGCGCCGAGCGGCTCACCCTCGAACTGCGTGACAAGGTCACCGCGCTGGCCGGCGCCGGCGACGCGCCCGCCGTCACCGCGCCGGGTGCCCTGCGCGCCGAGGTCGTCGAGGCCCTCGCCGGGCTCGGCTTCCCGGCCAAGCAGGCCGAGCAGGCCGTGGACAAGGTCCTCGCCGACGGTGACGGCCACACCACGTCCAGCGTGCTGCGTGCCGCACTGGCCACCCTCGGCCGGAAGCGGTAGGCGCGGGGAGTGGAGTATGAGGCGGTGGACGAGGAAGAGGCCCTCTCGGCGTGGGCCCAGACCGGCGAAGAGAACGTCGAGGGCACCCTGCGCCCGCGCAAGCTCGACGAGTTCGTCGGCCAGCCGCGCGTGCGCGAGCAGCTGGAGCTGGTGCTGGAGAGCGCGCGCCGCCGCGGGGTCCCGCCCGACCACGTCCTGCTGTCCGGCCCGCCCGGGCTCGGCAAGACGTCGATGGCCATGATCGTCGCCGCCGAGCTGGGCGCGGCCATCCGGATCACCTCCGGTCCCGCGCTCGAACGGGCCGGCGACCTGGCCGCGATGCTGTCCAACCTCGCGCCCGGCGACGTCCTGTTCATCGACGAGATCCACCGGATCGCCCGGCCCGCCGAGGAGATGCTCTACCTGGCGATGGAGGACTTCCGGGTCGACGTCGTCGTCGGCAAGGGCCCGGGCGCCACCAGCATCCCCCTCGAAATCGCGCCGTTCACGCTGGTCGGGGCCACCACCCGGTCCGGCTCGCTGACCGGCCCGCTGCGCGACCGGTTCGGCTTCACCGGCCAGATGGAGTTCTACACCGACGCGGAGCTGGAGCTGGTCGTCCGCCGCGCCGCGACGATCCTCGACATCCCGATCGACCGCGAGGGCTGCGCCGAGATCGCCCGCCGCTCGCGCGGCACGCCCCGGATCGCGAACCGGCTGCTGCGGCGCGTCCGCGACTACGCCGAGGTCCGCGCCGACGGCAAGGTGACCCGCGAGGTCGCCCGCGCCGCGCTGGCCGTCTACGACGTCGACGAGCTCGGCCTCGACCGGCTCGACCGGGCCGTGCTCACCGCGCTGACCAGGTCGTTCGGCGGCGGGCCGGTGGGCATCTCGACGCTGGCGGTGGCCGTGGGGGAGGAGGCGACCACCGTGGAAGAGGTCTGCGAGCCCTACCTCGTGCGCGCCGGTATGCTCGCCCGCACCCCGCGCGGCCGCGTCGCGACCGCGTCCGCGTGGGAACACCTCGGCATGGTGCCGCCCGCGGACCTCCCGGGGCGCCCGGACCAGGGCGGGCCGTCGCTCTTCGAACAGGATTGAGCGGCTCGTACCGGCGGGTGGGTGTCGGCGTCCGCGCTGGTACCTGGCACACTCGACAGGAGCACATACCCAAAACCGGACATTTCGGCAGGGCCCGGGTGTCCGTCGAACGGAGAATCATGCAACAGCTATTGCTGCCCCTGCTGCTCGTGCTCGTCCTCGCCGTGCCGCTGGTGATGAGCACCCGCAAGCAGAAGAAGCAGCAGGCCGCGCAGCAGGAACTGCAGAGCAGCCTGGCGCCCGGTGACCGCGTGATGACCACGTCCGGTCTGTACGGCACCGTCGCCGACGCTTCGGGCGACACCACGATCGACATCGAGATCGCCCCCGGTGTCGTCACCACGTGGCTGCGGCTGGCCGTCCGCGAGAAGGTCGAGCCGGTCGTCGAGACCGAAGAAGACGCCGCCGACGAGGTCGAGGAGACCGTCGAGGAGCCGAAGGCCGTCGAGGCGACCGCCGTCAAGACCGACGAGCCGCAGACCACCGCGCAGGTGGCGCCGCCGCTGGAGCACGGCAAGAAGTAACCCCCGCGGCACTCCTGGGCGAGGCCGGGAATCCCGACGAAAGTCGGTATGACCTCGCACGCCGGGCTCACGCAGCACCGAGTAGTGTCTCGGTGCTGCGTGCGTGTCCGCCGTCATACCCGTGCCCGGGAGTGAATCGCACACAGTCCCTCCCGGTAACCCTCCGGGCGGGCACCGCAACTTTGGGGTCCACCCCGTCCGAGGAGACCGAAGCACCGTGGCAGCTTCCGCCGGGCATCTCCGCCCGGGACGCTATCTCGCCCTGTTCGCCCTGATCGTGATCGTCTTGTACGCGCTGGTGTTCCTCACCGGCAACCACAAGCCGACCCCGAAGCTGGGTATCGACCTGCAGGGCGGCACCCGGGTCACGCTCACCGCCCGCACCCCCGACGGCGGCCAGCCGACCCGTGAGTCCCTGAACCAGGCCCGCCAGATCATCGAACGGCGCGTCAACGGGATCGGCGTCAGCGGCACCGAGGTCCTCCTCGACGGCAACAACGTCGTGATCACGGTCCCGGGTGAGCAGGGCGACCAGGCGAAGAACCTGGGCAAGACCGCGAAGCTGGGCTTCCGGAAGGTCGTCTCCGCCGCCACCCAGCCGGTGGTGCCGCCGCAGCCGACCACCCCGCCGCCCGCCACGGGCACCCCGACCTCGGGTGCGCCGAACTCGGGTGCGCCGACCTCCGGCGCGCCGACCTCGGGCACCAAGCCGCCGGCCACGTCGACCGCGCCGCCGACGGCAGGCGGCGGTGGCGCCGCCGGTGCCCTCGCGCAGCAGCAGAGCACCACGCCGGCCGCGCCGAGCAGCAGCGCCCCGCCCGCGTCGACCCCGGCGCCGGCTCCCGCGCCGTCGGACGGCTCGGTCGACGCGCAGACCGCGCAGGAGATCCAGGCCGCCAAGGCCCTCCGGCAGAACCCGCAGCTGATCGGCGCCGACGGCCAGCCGAACCAGGAGCTCGTCGCCAAGGCCATGGCGGCGCTCACCTGCGCGCCGAACGCCAAGGACCCCCTCGAGGGCAACGACGACCCGAAGCTGCCGCTGGTCGCCTGCGGTGACAATGACACCGCCAAGTACCTGCTGGAGCCGGAGTTCCTGCCGGGCACCGAGATCGCCGACTCCACCTCGGGCTACGACCAGCAGCGCGGCCAGTGGGTGGTGAACCTCAGCTTCAAGAGCGAGGGCACCAAGACCTGGGCCGACTTCACCTCGAAGAACCAGGGCCAGCAGGCCGCGTTCGTGCTCGACACGCAGGTCGTGTCCGCGCCGAACATCCAGGTGGCCATCCTCGACGGCAACACCCAGATCACCGGCAAGTTCACCCAGACCGAGGCGAAGAACCTCTCGGACATCCTCAAGTACGGCTCGCTGCCGCTGTCGTTCGCCTCGTCGGACGCGACCACGGTGTCGGCGACCCTCGGCCTGGCCTCGCTGGAGGCCGGCCTGATCGCCGGCGGCATCGGCCTGCTGGTCGTGTTCATCTACTGCCTGTTCTACTACCGGCTGCTCGGCGTGCTCACCATCCTGTCGCTGGCCCTGTCCGGCGCGCTGGTGTTCGCGGTGCTGGTGCTGCTCGGCCGGTGGATCGGCTACACGCTGGACCTCGCGGGCATCGCCGGCCTGATCATCGCCATCGGTATCACGGCGGACTCGTTCGTCATCTACTTCGAACGGCTCAAGGACGAGATCCGGGAGGGCCGGACCTTCCGGTCCGCGGTGCCGCGCGGCTGGGTCCGCGCCCGGCGCACCATCCTGGCTTCGGACGCGGTGAGCTTCCTGGCCGCGGCCATCCTGTACGTCATCGCGGTCGGCGACGTCCAGGGCTTCGCGTTCACCCTCGGCATGTCCACGGTGCTCGACCTGGTCGTCGTGTACCTGGTGACGCACCCGCTGGTGGCCATGGTGTCCACGTCCAAGAACAGTTTCCTGTCCAATCCGAGGCACCTGGGCCTCGGCGCCGTGCAGCAAGTGGGTTCGCAGCGTAAGAAGTCGACCTCGGTCGGCCGCGCGAACGTGAAGGAGGCCTGACATGGGGGTCGAAGAACTGGACACGGACGCCGAGGGCAACGCCAAGGTGGCGGCCAAGCCCGGCAAGAAGGAAAGCGTCTTCCACCGGCTCTACGTCGGCACGGGCGCGTTCGACGTCGTCGGCAAGCGCAAGCGCTGGTACGTCTTCTTCGGCGCGCTGGTGCTGGTGTGCCTCCTGTCGATGATCATCCGCGGCTTCAACCTCGGCATCGAGTTCGAGGGCGGCACGCAGATCCAGATGCCGGCCAACGGCACCCACGGCGTGATCACCGAGGAGCAGGCCAAGGAGTCGTTCCAGAAGGCACTCGGTCACCCGGCGACGGAGACGCAGAAGGTCGGCACGGGCAACGCCTCGACCATCCAGATCCGCACCGAGACGCTGAACGCGGCCGACGTCGCCAAGCTGAAGCAGACCCTGTTCCAGGACCTGGGCCCGATCGGCAGCAACGGCCAGGCCAGCGTCCAGGCGATCAGCGACAGCGCGGTGAGCGCGTCCTGGGGTGGCGAGATCTCGCAGAAGGCCCTGATCGCGCTCGCGGTGTTCCTCGTCGCGGTGGTCATCTTCCTCGCGGTCTACTTCGACCTGCGGATGGCCGCGGCGGCGCTGGTCTCGCTGCTGCACGACATCCTGGTCACCGCGGGTGTGTACTCGCTGATCGGCTTCGAGGTCACCCCGGCGACCGTGATCGGCCTGCTGACCATCCTCGGGTTCTCGCTGTACGACACGGTGGTGGTGTTCGACAAGGTCCGCGAGAACACGCGCGGCCTGCTCGGGCTGACCCGCCGCACCTACGGCGAGGCCGCGAACCTCGCGCTGAACCAGACCCTGATGCGGTCGTTCAACACGGCGTTCATCGCGCTGCTGCCGATCCTCGGCCTGCTGGTCGTCGGGTACATCCTGCTCGGCTCGGGCACGCTGCAGGACCTGGCGCTGGTGCAGCTCACCGGTACCCTCGTCGGCGTCCTGTCGTCGGTGGCACTGGCGACGCCGCTGCTGGTCGACTTCAAGATGCGCGACCCGAAGTACAAGCAGCAGGCCGAGCGGGTCCGCCAGCGTCGCGCCAGCCAGGAGCGCAAGGCGGCGGGCGAGGACTTCGACGCCTCCGACGACGACGCCCTGGCGAAGGAACTGCGCAAGGAGAAGGCGTACGCGGCCGCGGCCAGCGTCCCCGCCCGGATCCAGAAGCAGCGCCCGGCCGGCAAGCCCGCGGGCAAGCGGAAGCGCTGACGTGGAGCTCGACGAAGCCCTCGGCCTGATCGCCGAGGTGCCGGACTTCCCCGAGCCCGGCGTGCTGTTCCGCGACTTGAGCCCGCTCTTCGCGGACGCGGGTGCGTTCAAAGCGGTGACCGACGCGCTGGCGGGCACCCTCGACCCGTCGGTCGAGGCGCTCGCCGGCGTGGAGGCCCGCGGCTTCCTCCTCGCCGCGGCCGTCGGGTACGCCCGCGGCCTCGGCGTGGTGCTGATCCGCAAGCCGGGCAAGCTGCCGGCCGTGGCGGGCCGCGTCGACTACGCCCTGGAGTACGGCACGGCCACGGTGGAGCTCCCGGCCGGCGTGGTCCGGCCGGGCCAGCGCATCGCCGTCCTCGACGACGTCCTGGCCACCGGCGGCACGGTCGCGGCCACGGGCAAGCTCCTGGAGGACGCGGGCGCGGTGGTCGACAGCGTGTCGGTGGTCCTGGAACTGGCCGCCCTCGGCGGCCGGGGCGTCCTGGGCGACCGCAAGATCCACGCCCTCCGGACCTGCTGAACCCGTAACTGGCGTGATCCAGCCCGGATCTCGCGTGATTGGGGCCGTAACTCACGAGTTACGGCCCCAATCACGTGAGTCACGGCTTCAATCACGCGGGTCACGGGTTCAATCACGCGAGTTCGTGCTGGTGACGGGCCCCACATCCCCCTGAACGGGCGCACCCGACAGGGCTGCGAGGCGCAACGGCTACCCTGGTGGTCCGAAGGCCGCACGAGCAGCAGGAGGTGCGGGTGAGCCAGGAGCTCGACGCCGCGGTGCCCGCGAAACAGGGCGCCCAGCAGAACGGGCAGGCGGCGGCACAGCCCGCGCCGCCGAAGCCGAACGGTGCGGCGCCGAACCCGTCCGCGACCCGGCGGGTCCGGGCGCGCCTCGCCCGGCGGATCACTGCGCAGCGCGCCGCCCCGGTCAAGCAGGTCCTCGAACCCCTGGCCGTCATCCACCGCGAGCTGCACCCCAACGCCGACCTCGGGCTGCTCCAGCGCGCCTACGACGTCGCCGAGGAACTCCACCGCAACCAGCGGCGCAAGTCCGGCGACCCGTACATCACCCACCCCCTGGCGGTCGCCACCATCCTCGCCGAGCTGGGCATGGACACCACCACGCTCGTCGCGGCGCTGCTGCACGACACGGTCGAGGACACCGGCTACGCCGTCGAAAGCCTGAAGGCCGACTTCGGCGAGAAGGTCGCCGAGCTGGTCGACGGCGTCACGAAGCTGGACAAGGTGCAGCTCGGCTCGTCCGCCGAGGCCGAGACCATCCGCAAGATGGTCATCGCCATGGCCAAGGACCCCCGGGTGCTGGTCATCAAGCTCGCCGACCGGCTGCACAACATGCGCACCATGCGCTTCCTGCCGCCGGAGAAGCAGGCCCGCAAGGCCCGCGAGACCCTCGAGGTGCTCGCCCCGCTGGCCCACCGGCTCGGCATGGCCACGGTCAAGTGGGAGCTGGAAGACCTCGCGTTCGCGATCCTGCAGCCCAAGAAGTACGACGAGATCGTCCGCCTGGTCGCCGACCGCGCGCCGTCACGGGACATCTACCTGCGCTCGGTCATCACGGACCTGACCAGCAACCTCGTGTCGTCGCGGATCACCGCGAAGGTCGAGGGCCGGCCGAAGCACTACTACTCGATCCACCAGAAGATGATCGTCCGCGGCCGCGACCTGGACGACATCCACGACCTGGTCGGCGTGCGGATCCTGGTCGAGGACGTCCGCGACTGCTACGCGGCGATGGGTGTCGTGCACGCGCTGTGGCAGCCGGTGCCCGGCCGGTTCAAGGACTACATCGCCCAGCCGCGGTTCGGTGTCTACCAGTCGCTGCACACCACGGTGATCGGCCCGGACGGCAAGCCCCTCGAGGTGCAGATCCGCACCTACGAGATGCACCGCACGGCCGAGTACGGCATCGCCGCGCACTGGCGCTACAAGGAAACCAAGGGCACGCACAGCGGCAACGCCATGGACGTCGACGAGATGGCGTGGATGCGCCAGCTCCTCGACTGGCAGCGCGAGGCCGCGGACCCGGGCGACTTCCTCGAGTCCCTGCGCTACGAGCTGGCCGCGCGCGAGATCTTCGTGTTCACCCCGAAGGGCGACGTCATCACGCTGCCGGTGGACTCGACGCCGGTCGACTTCGCCTACGCCGTGCACACCGAGGTCGGCCACCGCTGCATCGGCGCCCGCGTCAACGGCCGCCTGGTCGCGCTCGAGCGCAAGCTGGAAAACGGCGAAGTCGTCGAGATCTTCACGTCGAAGGCGGAGAACGCCGGCCCGTCGCGCGACTGGCTGCAGTTCGCGGGCTCGCCGAAGGCCCGCGCCAAGATCCGTCAGTGGTTCGCCAAGGAACGCCGCGACGAGGCCATCGAGGGCGGCAAGGAAGCCATCACCAAGGAGATCCGCAAGGTCGGCCTGCCGATCCAGCGCCTGGTTTCCGCGGAGTCCATGGGCGCGGTGGCCACGGAGCTGCGCCACGCCGACATCTCATCGCTCTACGCGGCGGTCGGCGAGGGCCACACGAGCGCAAAGCACGTGGTCCAGCGCCTGGTGGCCCTGATCGGCGGCGTCGACGCGGCGGAGGAGGAGCTCGCCGAGCGCGCGACACCGTCCACGGTGACCCGCCGCCGCGGCTCCAACGACGTCGGAGTGGTGGTCAAGGGCGCCAGCGACGTCTGGGCGAAGCTGGCCCGCTGCTGCACCCCGGTACCGGGCGACGAGATCCTGGGCTTCGTCACCCGCGGCGGCGGCGTATCGGTCCACCGCACGGACTGCACGAACGCCGGCGACCTGCAGTCCCAGCCCGAGCGCCTGGTCGAGGTCGAGTGGGCACCCTCGGCATCATCGGTGTTCCTGGTGGCGATCCAGGTCGAGGCACTGGACCGCCACCGCCTGCTCTCGGACGTGACAAAGGTGCTGGCGGACGAGAAGGTCAACATCCTGTCGGCATCGGTGACGACGTCCCGCGACCGCGTCGCGGTCAGCCGCTTCTCGTTCGAGATGGGCGACCCAAAGCACCTGGGCCACGTCCTGAAGGTGGTCCGCGGCGTGGAGGGCGTCTACGACGTGTACCGGGTGACGTCGGCTTCCTAGAAGAGCGCCGCAACCAGCGCACCAAGCGGTGGCATCGCCTGGGCCAGCGCGCCACCGCGGCCCGCCCCGCGCGGGCGGCTGAGAGCCAGCACGTCCGACACCCCGAGGGCGATCCCGGCCAGCACCATGAACCCGCAGCAGTAAAGAACCAACCACCGCCCGGCCTCGACACCCCCGGTATGCAGCAGGATCAACCCAAGCACCGGCCCACAGGCAAGAAACAAGTTATAAAACCCCACATTGAACGACCACAGCCGAGTAGCGGGCAAATTCACGGACGGGATCCGAAAAATGCCCTCGTGCACCCCCGGCCGTTCGAACAGCACAACCTCCCAGACGAATGCCAGCAGGTGCACCAACACCGCCACCCCAGCGAAAACCTGCGCAACGACGTTCACGACACAAGCTCGATCCCGTGCTGCCCGGCGATCTCCGGAATCCGCTCGGGAGCAGCCTGGTCGACGGCCCGGAAGAACCGCCCCATCCCGTCCGTCAGGCACACCGCAAGGAACTGCGCAGACGGCGTGTGCACCGTGAAGGTGTTGGCCGCACCGGCCGGAATACTGATCGACGCACCAGGGACGAGGTCGTGCAGCTCGCCGTCCACGTACACCGTGATGCGCCCGTGGAGCACGTAGAAGCTCTTCGCCCAGGGCTCGGTGTGCGGCGGGACCGACGGCCCGCGCGGCGCGTCGACCTCGAACACCTCGTAGGCGCCGCCGGTGTGCTCCGCGCCGACCTTGACGGTGATCCGCGCGTCCTTCGAATCGAGTTCCGGGCCTTCGCCCGGGGCGCTGAAGTGGGTCATGCCGACAACGCTAGGAACCCGCGAGCCCGGGGGACCATCCCGGAAAGGTGGGATACCCGCCGGGCGCACCGGCGGCGCATACTGCGTCCGTGTGGGACGGCCGGGCACAGGGAGTGCGGCGGGACGTCGCCGCGCTCGCCACGGCGGGTCTCGGCGTCGCCGAGCTGCACGCCGCCGCCATCGAGCTGGTCGAGCGGGTGGTGCCCGCCGAGCTGACGTGCTGGGCGTCGCTCGACCCGGACACCGCCGTGATCAGCTCGATGACCAGCGGCCGGGCCCGCATCCCCGGCGAGTACGAGCCGCTGCTGGCCACCTACGAGTACGACGGCGCCCAGCCGCACACCTTCGCCGAGCTGGCGCGCAGGCCGGTACCGGTGGCGCGGCTGTCCGACCTGCCGCGCCGGGCTGTCGAGCGCAGCGGACGGCTCACCGAGGTCTGGCGGCCGCTCGGGCTCGGGCACGAGCTGCGCGTGGTGTTCCGGGTCGACGGCACGGCGTGGGGCGCGGCCGGCCTGGTGCGCCGCGGCGAGTTCGGCGACCGCGAGGTCGAGTTCCTGACGTCGGTCGCTCCGGCGCTGGCGGCGGCGACGCGGGTGGCCGCCCGCATCCGCCGTGCGGGGGAGCGGGCCGAACCGGCGATCGTGGTCGTCGGCGCGGACGGCAGGCAGCGGGCGGCCACCGCGGCGGCGGAGACCTGGCGCTCCGAGCTCGACGAGATCGCCCCCGGCCGGTTCGCGGTCATGGTGCGCGCGGTGGTGACGGGGGCCCGCGCGGCGGCGACGGGGACGTTCCGGGCCCGTGTCCGCGACGCCCACGGCGGGTGGATCGTGGTGCACGCCAGCCGGCTGGTGGCCGGGGAGGACGACGGCGAGACGGTCGTGACGTTCGACCGCGCGTCGGGTGCCGAGCTGCTGGGCGTGCTGCTCGCCGCCTACGGCCTGACCGCCCGGGAGCGCGACGTCTGCCGCGAGGTGCTGGCCGGACTGTCCACAACGGACATCGCGGCCCGGCTGGCGATCTCGGCGCACACGGTGCAGGACCACCTCAAGTCGGTGTTCGGCAAGGTCGGCGTCCGCAGCCGTGGGGAACTGACCGCGGCACTGTTGCACTGAGGTTGCGGAGGCGGAATTACCGCCCCGTGGCTCGCGGCTGCATGATACGGTCCGCAACTTGCGGGGGAGCCAGCCTGACAAGGGGGGCCGGATGGCCGACGACACCACGCGCTACCTCTGTGCGGCGTCCTACCTCGATCCCGCCTACGGCAAGCGGGCCATCACGGAGTTCCTCGTCGAACCCACCCGGCCGGTCCCGCCGTCGACCGGGCTCGACGCGGGTGTCGTGCTCACCGAGGCGGTGCGGGCGCGGGCGCGCCGCAAGAACTACGACGGGCTGCTGGTGCTGCTCATGGCCGTCGTGCTCGGGCTGCTGTGGGACAACCCGTTGCTCTACGCCTGGATCGTGGTGTCGCTGGTGCTCGTCGGCGTGCGGATGGCGCGGAAGGCGTCCGCGCCGGAGAAGCCGGTCAACCCGAAGATGATGATCATGCTGGCCGCGGCGATCGTCGTCGCCTGGCTGCTGCTGTCCTATTCGGACGAGATCTTCGACTCCGGGAGCCGGTACTCCTCGCGCTACTACGACGACGTCGAATACGACGACTCGTCCGGTGGCGACACCGCCCGCGCGGTCATCGGCATCGTGCTCGCGGTGGTCGTGGGCGTGGTGGCGACGATCGAGCGCTGGTCGCTGTGGAACCTGGTGACGACGCGCTTCCGGCGGTTCGCCCGGCCCGCCGACGGCGGCGGCAGCCTCACCGGGCTCCTCACCGAAGACTTCCGGGGGCAGCTCGCCCGCTTCCGGGGTGGCGAAGAGACCGCCGAGACGCCGGGAGCACCCCTGGTGGTCTACCGCGGGTACAACCCGTTCGTGGGCGCCGGGTACCGGCGTGACGCCTGGTCCATGGCGGTCCCGCTGGAGCGGGTCGAAGACGGCGAAGGCCGGCCGCAGCTGACGACCGAGGCGTTGTACGACGGCATCCGCGAGGCGATCGCGAACCTGCGTCACGCGAACGCGCTGACGCCCGACAACCGGCTCGGCGCGCTGACCGTGACCGAGGCGGTGTTCACCCCGGCCGCCGCGCTGATCGACCACCTGGGGGAGCCGGACGCCGCGACCTACCTGCCGGACGTCACGCACCCGCCGCACACCCGGCTGTCCCCGGACGCCGTCGCCCGGCTCCGCACCGAACCGAAGGAATGGGCGCGCTACTACCTTTCCTTCCAGGTCGAGACCTGGGACCGCGAGCTGGTGCTCACGACGTTCCTGCACGTCGCCGTGGACGACACGACGCTGTACGTCGAGTGGACGCCGTTCATGCTGCCGCCGATCCGGGCGGAGTACCGCGTGGTGGACAAGATGCGGCCGGACTCGCTGCGCCCGCTCGGCCAGGGACTGCTGGCCTGGCTGGAGATGCCGGCGAGCCTGCCGGGCCGGATCCTGAACCTGGTGTCGTGGATCCGGCACCCGAAGCGCGAGGCCGGCGTCCTGGACCCGGACCGCTACGGCGCCGCGCAGACCCTGCGCGAACTCGGGTCGCTCAACCTGTTCACCGACTACTTCCAGCTCCTCGACATCGAACGGTACGAGAAGATCCTCGAGAGCCGGCTGCTCCCGGCGATCGGCAAGCTGCTGGACGAAGCCGGCTTCTCGACGGCGAAGTTCGAGGAGCAGGCGGCGGTCGTGATCAACAACGACATCACGATCGGCGGCGACAACAGCGCCCCGATCACCCAGACCGGCGTGCGCGGCGCGCGCCGGCGCCCGCCGGCGGCACCCGGCAGGCGGACCAGGACGGAGGCCTGATGGGACACCGGATCAGCAACAAGGTCAGCATCGGCGGCGACAACTCCGGCGCGATCACCCAGACGGGCATCGAAGCCGGCGGCGCCGAGACCGCGCTCCCGGCGTTGCTGGAGCTGGTCGAGCGGCTGAGTTCCGAGGTGCGCGGCCGCGACCTGGCCAAGCAGGAGGTGCTGGAGGACACGCTGACCGACCTGGCGGCCGACCTGAGCGCGGGCGAGGCCGCGGAGCCGGCGGTGGTGCGCAGCCGCTGGGAGAAGGTCAAGGGCCTGCTGGGCGGGGTGGCGCAGTTCTCCGAGCTGGTCGCCAAGATCTCGGAGCAGGTGCAGAAGATCTTCGGCTAGAGGAACTTCCGCAGCAGGGCGTTGACCTCCGCCGGCCGTTCCATCGACGGCAGGTGCCCGGTGCCGGCCAGCTCGACGAACTCGGCCTGGGGCAACGACTCCGCCAGGTGCGCCGACAGCTCCACCAGCCCGCGGGCGTCCGCCGTCCCGACCACCACCAGCGCGGGCGTGGTGATCTCGGCGAGCCGGTGCCGGGTGTCCGGGATCCGCTCCGTCCACTGTGGAGCCGTCCAGTCGTGGCGGTACACCTGCTCGCACATCTCCCGGACCAGCGCGACCATTTCGCCCGGCAGCACCGAGACATCGCGTGCCGGTCCGGCGACCAGGTACCGGATGTTGGCTTCCGCCATGGCCCGCACGTCCGCCGGGTCGACGTCGCCTTCGCGGGCCTGGTAGCGGGCGAGGCGGTCGGGCGGGAGGATCGCCGCG belongs to Amycolatopsis tolypomycina and includes:
- a CDS encoding helix-turn-helix transcriptional regulator: MWDGRAQGVRRDVAALATAGLGVAELHAAAIELVERVVPAELTCWASLDPDTAVISSMTSGRARIPGEYEPLLATYEYDGAQPHTFAELARRPVPVARLSDLPRRAVERSGRLTEVWRPLGLGHELRVVFRVDGTAWGAAGLVRRGEFGDREVEFLTSVAPALAAATRVAARIRRAGERAEPAIVVVGADGRQRAATAAAETWRSELDEIAPGRFAVMVRAVVTGARAAATGTFRARVRDAHGGWIVVHASRLVAGEDDGETVVTFDRASGAELLGVLLAAYGLTARERDVCREVLAGLSTTDIAARLAISAHTVQDHLKSVFGKVGVRSRGELTAALLH
- a CDS encoding alpha/beta fold hydrolase: MAAIEVGGTAFGYDEAGEGPAVVLLHAALGDRRMWDAQFTELAATHRVIRYDRRGFGETGGESGEHAHYEDLLALLDARGLERAALVGASMGGACALDAALAAPERITRLVLLGSGLTGHTWPDHMQADIAELTAAILPPDRLARYQAREGDVDPADVRAMAEANIRYLVAGPARDVSVLPGEMVALVREMCEQVYRHDWTAPQWTERIPDTRHRLAEITTPALVVVGTADARGLVELSAHLAESLPQAEFVELAGTGHLPSMERPAEVNALLRKFL
- a CDS encoding cupin domain-containing protein, which translates into the protein MTHFSAPGEGPELDSKDARITVKVGAEHTGGAYEVFEVDAPRGPSVPPHTEPWAKSFYVLHGRITVYVDGELHDLVPGASISIPAGAANTFTVHTPSAQFLAVCLTDGMGRFFRAVDQAAPERIPEIAGQHGIELVS